From a single Bacteroidia bacterium genomic region:
- a CDS encoding sigma-70 family RNA polymerase sigma factor encodes METPFKDEKVLIKACIKEHRKAQRYLYDSYRVAMFRVCLRYAPSKEVAEDLLQEGFYSVFKDIHQFRGDGALGGWIHKVMVRTALTYLRKNAKNIWQEDLNIDHQYDGESYIIADLGASHIMRLLQTLPPGYRAIFNLYAIEGYSHQEIGELLNITESTSRSQYVRARQFLQKMLQKESIS; translated from the coding sequence TTGGAAACTCCATTTAAAGATGAAAAAGTACTGATAAAGGCCTGTATCAAAGAGCACAGAAAGGCTCAGCGTTATCTGTACGACTCTTACCGGGTAGCAATGTTCAGGGTTTGTCTGCGTTATGCGCCTTCGAAGGAAGTTGCAGAGGACTTGTTACAGGAAGGATTTTACAGTGTATTTAAAGACATCCATCAATTTCGGGGAGACGGAGCATTGGGCGGCTGGATACATAAGGTAATGGTCAGAACCGCATTGACCTATCTCCGAAAAAACGCTAAAAATATATGGCAGGAAGACCTGAATATCGACCATCAATACGACGGCGAATCATATATCATAGCTGACCTGGGTGCCAGCCATATCATGCGCTTGTTGCAGACCTTACCCCCAGGATATCGGGCAATTTTTAACCTGTACGCCATAGAGGGGTATTCTCACCAGGAAATAGGTGAATTGCTAAATATCACAGAAAGCACCTCACGCTCTCAGTACGTACGAGCACGTCAATTTTTACAAAAGATGCTACAAAAAGAGTCCATTTCTTAA
- a CDS encoding PKD domain-containing protein, with amino-acid sequence MKKHLRFTFSLLSVLIYQTAFAQLPPNQPEQDCINALPVCQNIFVQPNSYQDEGLNPNEITASISCLASGERNDTWYIFTTQTAGNVAFTITPATLSDDYDWAVYNLTNANCAAIATNAALEVSCNYSGTPGATGPNGTGPGGFNPFNPVIPVNAGETYVVNISNFTGSTSGYTLDFSPSTAVIFDNIPPEMLQPTVACGSTSISISFDENVVCSSVDPGDFTVTGPGGPYTVTQVIGATCQVGGTFENDYQLITSPPITTQGSFTISVVDTVLDNCGNVAIFNSKTVFISLNQVIPSASPNSICQGAQTTLTSNLAGTPGYTFLWTPGNSTAPTITVSPFTTTTYTVSATDPAGCVRTGTVTVDVKPLPVTFFTIPSQVCEDQFATITYSGGNTTGSVFQWDFGGANTVIGTNSGPYQISYNNPGQYTVSLNVIKNGCVGIPTSQTINVIEVPVSDFSFPTSVCVGDTAYFTFTGTSPLNANYSWSFGGATFVQNQSINGQGPYKVVWSSSGNKNICLQVDNQGCVSNLKCHTVLVHGIPQPSIAPVANQCLSGNSFNFVYNGDVSDSYAWNFGADANPAVGSGQNPGAVSYLNPGVKTVSVVVTRNGCVSDTAKVTFEVIPEPSANFTTSTTEICSDECITFSYSGIPVGANQSYVWNFGSGAIPPSSSLINPPCVDFTTPGVRTVSLAVTYKGCTTTSSTQITVKGRPQISAGADVAFCEGDGGALINASVTGGTAPYFYSWTCSDPPNCGLSSNAVQDPTANPHVAQATDTVVYYLIVNDVNGCVSNIDSVQVTVKAKPRMNAGPDVFLCEEGLGDFLNGSVAATNHAPQPISYHWQPSLGLSDPNVPNPYARPTQTTIYTLVGTSVNGCSSDVTTLDTLSTVTVHVNPLPVASAGPDTAMCVGDQIQLQGFASGAGPNYQYFWTPATPGTISNPNSATPTIQPLQTTTYTLVVLSNGCYSEGDQIDVIVDTKPTVDAGQNESICLGDSVILPGRADGDPDATFYTYHWSPATGLSNPNIAQPLASPSTTTTYTLEASSNFGCGSDQDVIVITVKPTPEVQALSADTVICEGDEIVLRATHSWTTPTGSPVVYTWTPANQISGSPFLPQVTASPTQTTLYTVQASVASADCPTFDRVLVTVSPKVVAGVSADTTRICSDEETLLTATGGLGNATYTWSPATGLSDAGTATPMAGPDTTTTYTVIVSEGACADTADITIDVNPTPKAGYFTSAPGGCAPLVVSFMENAEGAISFEWDFGDGSGVVNGPNPTHVFELPGSYTVTLKAIGVGGCGDEITMATIEVSEDMLADFRSEPAANETLSLPGATVGFIDLSQNAVSWFWDFGDGNVSRNANPTHTYEQPGEYTVKLTVTDVNGCVETVEYSSYKVVIPEVMIPNVFSPNSDGINDVFRVQYNGNEPFAVKVFDRWGRGFFTADAPNKTWEGTDENGNKAPEGVYFYAISIGDKNYAGNVTLVR; translated from the coding sequence ATGAAGAAACATCTACGCTTTACTTTCAGTCTGCTGTCGGTTCTGATTTACCAGACAGCATTCGCGCAATTACCTCCCAATCAGCCGGAACAGGACTGTATCAATGCGCTTCCGGTATGTCAGAATATCTTCGTTCAACCTAACTCCTATCAGGACGAAGGGCTGAATCCCAATGAAATTACCGCCTCTATCTCCTGCCTCGCTTCAGGTGAAAGAAATGATACCTGGTACATTTTCACCACGCAGACTGCAGGAAATGTGGCGTTTACCATTACTCCTGCCACACTGTCTGATGACTATGACTGGGCAGTATATAACCTGACCAACGCCAACTGTGCGGCTATTGCAACAAATGCTGCCCTTGAAGTAAGTTGTAACTATTCCGGTACACCCGGCGCAACCGGACCAAATGGAACGGGTCCCGGCGGATTTAATCCATTCAACCCCGTCATCCCTGTCAACGCTGGTGAAACGTATGTCGTAAACATCAGCAACTTCACGGGATCTACCTCCGGATATACGCTTGACTTCAGCCCGTCCACTGCGGTGATTTTTGATAATATCCCCCCGGAAATGCTGCAACCCACCGTTGCTTGCGGCTCTACCAGTATCAGCATCAGCTTTGATGAGAATGTGGTTTGCAGCTCTGTTGATCCGGGCGACTTTACCGTAACCGGCCCCGGTGGCCCTTATACGGTTACTCAGGTTATCGGCGCAACCTGTCAGGTTGGTGGAACTTTCGAAAATGACTACCAGCTGATCACTTCACCCCCCATTACCACTCAGGGCTCGTTTACCATTTCCGTAGTAGATACGGTTCTCGACAACTGCGGCAACGTGGCGATCTTCAATTCAAAAACTGTTTTTATCAGTCTGAATCAGGTCATCCCCTCGGCATCTCCCAACTCCATTTGCCAGGGTGCACAAACGACGCTGACTTCGAATCTTGCCGGCACTCCCGGATATACTTTCCTCTGGACTCCCGGTAATAGCACAGCTCCTACCATTACAGTTTCTCCATTTACAACCACCACGTATACCGTTTCGGCCACCGACCCCGCAGGGTGCGTTCGCACCGGAACTGTTACGGTAGATGTAAAACCGCTACCGGTAACTTTCTTTACGATCCCCTCTCAGGTTTGTGAAGATCAGTTTGCCACCATTACCTACTCCGGCGGCAACACCACGGGTTCTGTTTTTCAATGGGATTTTGGAGGAGCAAATACGGTAATTGGTACCAATTCCGGACCTTACCAGATCAGTTATAACAATCCCGGGCAATATACTGTAAGCCTGAATGTAATTAAAAATGGATGTGTTGGCATACCTACCAGCCAGACGATCAATGTCATTGAAGTACCTGTCTCTGACTTTTCTTTCCCTACATCTGTCTGTGTCGGCGACACTGCTTATTTTACCTTTACCGGTACCAGCCCGCTAAATGCCAACTATTCCTGGAGCTTTGGTGGTGCTACTTTTGTCCAAAACCAATCGATCAATGGACAAGGCCCTTATAAAGTTGTATGGAGCTCAAGCGGAAATAAAAATATCTGCCTTCAGGTAGATAACCAGGGTTGCGTATCCAACCTCAAATGTCATACTGTTCTGGTTCATGGTATTCCGCAACCCTCAATCGCACCGGTAGCCAATCAGTGTCTGAGCGGAAACAGCTTCAACTTTGTGTATAACGGAGATGTGTCGGATAGTTATGCATGGAACTTCGGTGCGGACGCAAACCCAGCGGTAGGCAGCGGCCAGAATCCGGGAGCCGTCAGCTACCTCAATCCGGGTGTGAAAACGGTATCGGTGGTCGTTACGCGCAACGGATGTGTGTCTGACACAGCGAAAGTAACTTTTGAAGTCATCCCTGAGCCATCGGCCAATTTCACGACCTCGACGACGGAGATCTGCTCGGATGAGTGTATCACGTTTAGTTATAGCGGAATTCCGGTGGGTGCGAATCAGTCGTATGTGTGGAACTTCGGCAGCGGGGCGATTCCTCCGAGCTCGAGTCTGATCAATCCGCCGTGTGTGGACTTTACGACACCGGGGGTGCGTACGGTGAGTCTGGCGGTAACGTATAAAGGCTGTACGACGACGAGCAGCACACAAATCACGGTCAAAGGCCGTCCACAGATCAGCGCAGGGGCGGATGTGGCGTTCTGCGAAGGAGATGGAGGCGCACTGATCAACGCCTCGGTAACGGGGGGCACTGCGCCATATTTCTACTCGTGGACGTGTAGCGACCCGCCAAACTGCGGACTGAGCAGCAATGCGGTTCAGGACCCGACGGCCAACCCGCACGTGGCCCAGGCGACCGACACGGTGGTGTACTACCTGATTGTCAATGATGTGAATGGTTGTGTGAGCAATATCGACTCGGTGCAGGTAACGGTGAAAGCCAAACCTCGGATGAATGCGGGTCCGGATGTGTTCCTCTGCGAAGAAGGACTGGGCGACTTCCTCAACGGCAGTGTGGCCGCTACCAACCATGCGCCCCAACCGATCAGCTACCACTGGCAGCCTTCTTTGGGCCTGAGCGACCCGAATGTGCCCAATCCGTATGCACGCCCAACCCAGACGACGATCTACACGCTGGTAGGCACATCGGTGAATGGGTGTAGTTCGGATGTCACGACCCTCGATACGCTGAGCACGGTAACGGTACATGTCAATCCGCTGCCGGTGGCTTCGGCCGGACCGGACACGGCGATGTGTGTGGGCGACCAGATTCAGCTGCAGGGTTTTGCCTCCGGCGCAGGGCCCAACTATCAGTACTTCTGGACCCCGGCGACGCCGGGAACGATCTCGAACCCCAACTCTGCGACGCCGACGATCCAGCCGTTGCAGACGACGACCTATACCTTGGTGGTATTGTCCAATGGCTGTTACAGTGAAGGCGATCAGATCGATGTGATCGTCGATACCAAGCCGACGGTCGATGCCGGTCAGAATGAATCGATCTGTCTGGGCGACAGTGTGATCCTGCCGGGCCGAGCCGATGGCGACCCCGATGCGACGTTCTACACCTACCATTGGAGTCCGGCCACGGGGTTGAGCAATCCGAATATTGCCCAGCCGCTGGCCAGCCCTTCGACCACGACGACCTACACCCTCGAAGCCAGTTCCAACTTCGGTTGTGGCTCCGACCAGGATGTGATTGTCATCACGGTCAAGCCGACGCCGGAGGTGCAGGCCCTGAGTGCCGACACCGTGATCTGCGAAGGCGATGAAATCGTGCTGCGGGCGACCCATAGCTGGACAACCCCCACCGGCAGTCCGGTGGTGTACACCTGGACCCCGGCCAACCAGATCAGCGGTTCGCCTTTCCTGCCCCAGGTAACGGCTTCGCCGACCCAGACGACCCTTTACACGGTGCAGGCTTCGGTGGCTTCGGCGGACTGTCCGACCTTTGACCGGGTACTGGTAACAGTGAGTCCGAAAGTCGTGGCGGGCGTGAGTGCCGACACCACCCGGATTTGTAGTGATGAAGAAACGCTGTTGACCGCCACGGGCGGACTGGGCAATGCGACCTATACCTGGTCGCCCGCCACGGGTCTGAGCGATGCCGGCACAGCGACGCCGATGGCAGGCCCCGATACGACGACCACTTACACCGTCATTGTCAGTGAGGGTGCCTGTGCTGATACGGCAGATATTACCATTGATGTCAACCCGACCCCCAAGGCCGGGTATTTCACCTCGGCACCGGGCGGTTGTGCACCGTTGGTGGTCTCGTTTATGGAAAATGCCGAAGGCGCCATCAGCTTTGAGTGGGACTTTGGCGATGGCAGCGGCGTGGTCAACGGGCCCAACCCCACCCATGTGTTTGAACTGCCGGGCAGTTATACCGTAACGCTCAAGGCCATTGGCGTGGGCGGCTGTGGCGATGAGATCACGATGGCTACCATTGAAGTATCCGAAGATATGCTCGCCGATTTCCGCTCCGAGCCCGCAGCCAACGAGACCTTATCCTTGCCAGGGGCGACGGTAGGGTTTATTGACCTGTCGCAAAACGCCGTGTCCTGGTTCTGGGACTTTGGCGATGGCAATGTGTCGAGAAATGCCAATCCTACCCATACCTATGAGCAGCCCGGAGAATACACCGTCAAGCTGACTGTTACGGATGTCAATGGCTGTGTCGAAACGGTAGAATACAGCAGCTACAAAGTGGTCATACCTGAAGTGATGATTCCCAATGTGTTTAGCCCCAACAGCGATGGCATCAATGATGTCTTCCGGGTGCAGTACAATGGCAATGAGCCCTTTGCGGTGAAGGTATTTGACCGGTGGGGCAGAGGCTTTTTCACGGCCGATGCACCCAACAAAACCTGGGAAGGTACCGATGAAAATGGCAACAAGGCTCCGGAAGGCGTCTATTTCTACGCCATCTCCATCGGCGACAAAAACTATGCAGGTAATGTTACGCTGGTGAGGTAA
- a CDS encoding phosphatidylserine decarboxylase family protein, producing the protein MTLKLHKEGKTTIPVSMLVIGILLAVGFWLHTTLGYILLFPALILVFLVFNFFRNPDLNITPNDAHILSPCDGRVVVIEEVDDQIYFNGKVIQVSIFMSPLNVHVNRNPIGGTVKMVKYFPGKYLMAFNPKSSSLNEQTYVVTANDRVTVAYKQIAGFLARRIRWYIKESDTVAQGAEYGFIKYGSRIDILMPVSCKPQVKLGDTVKAGLSLIATV; encoded by the coding sequence ATGACCTTAAAGTTACATAAAGAAGGAAAAACCACTATTCCGGTATCCATGTTAGTTATAGGGATTTTACTGGCTGTAGGTTTTTGGCTGCATACAACGCTTGGGTATATTTTATTATTCCCCGCACTGATACTGGTTTTTCTGGTATTCAATTTTTTCAGAAACCCTGATCTGAATATAACCCCCAATGATGCCCATATTCTTTCTCCCTGTGATGGAAGAGTCGTCGTCATCGAAGAAGTCGACGACCAGATATATTTCAACGGAAAAGTCATTCAGGTGAGCATTTTTATGTCTCCGCTGAATGTGCATGTAAACCGAAATCCAATTGGCGGGACGGTAAAGATGGTAAAATATTTTCCCGGAAAATACCTTATGGCATTCAACCCCAAATCTTCCTCTCTCAATGAGCAAACCTATGTGGTAACTGCCAATGACCGGGTTACCGTAGCTTACAAGCAGATTGCAGGTTTTCTCGCCCGCAGGATTCGGTGGTATATCAAAGAATCTGACACAGTCGCTCAGGGAGCCGAATATGGTTTTATCAAGTACGGATCCAGAATTGATATTCTGATGCCCGTATCCTGCAAACCACAGGTAAAGCTGGGCGATACGGTAAAAGCCGGGCTTTCACTGATTGCTACTGTGTAG
- a CDS encoding SLBB domain-containing protein, whose product MSRLFPAFKIFLIVAVLTLSGQIFAQDPQIPPQSNPAGTSIPESQLPDLQNRIQQLRNAGVPDSEILKRLQSQQGGIPGITQPLSPGQGSTGLPAQPTIDPQNVQLEGTQDVLDEENADFDDKPEEITPVFIPPGAPSNIFGHQMFQDTTQNFIKSPAPSPSEDYIVGAGDKFTITIWGCSELSESLTIAADGAVYRTYIGKLYLAGLTYKKAVSILEERYKSIVSSCSKIEVFMGRSQRTISVNIVGEVYRPGAYQINAAIPAFNALFEAGGVTNIGSVRNILIKRNGRTIQVLDIYDYLVNGEDKPIYLQDNDFIYVPVQEKVVTVEGAVRRAMDFELKEGENLKDLIRFTGGLNYDALRSDAQIARLENSREVLINFHIDSILTSPNKDFRILGGDKLIIRTLNKGAFNIVQVFGNLEYPGTYQLLPGERVSDLLRRAGGLGMDAYLDRAYIIRIVPTSDEVLYIPVNLNGIFDGASPENNIELQYFDALMVFSKSEFRDQRYIQVTGQVRKPGTFQTHPTMTLKDLLFLTGGLKENADFNNVELLLVTKADDVSETNLIPEGGDAGAEVVETSVADETPGPEDQIIRRIAIDKNWQQDPAIDTLLVHGYNMLRIYSVFDFIHYKFIDIEGAVKNPGRFQISQGMTVKDLLYLAGGLTQDADVNEVELYLDIDPEEMGLYGTGTNKREIRRIRIDKNWQQGSIVDSIQVAGYKKMVIRSERDFLSEGFVEVKGLVNKPGRYEVRPNMSLLDLIYMAEGVKMEADFENIELSRIIETVDETGEIIPVPWLLKKVSIQQNWQEDSLLDQIKVNSFDQVFVRKNPYFELQESVFITGEVINEGEYLKAQKDEPLSSLVGRAGGITALADLKGSYLNRERIGKVALRLEKALRHPGSKYDIHLLEGDTLVIPPRLDIVRISGNVLKPGTTVLFEPGKKKLKYYVNLAGGYDRRTQRRMTTVSYVDGRVKRTKRILWVKDYPKIDQGSVIEVAVRPEREKKPFRPWEKIPISEIISTTTSLLTFILLIDTIRNR is encoded by the coding sequence ATGAGCCGACTATTTCCCGCTTTTAAAATATTCCTGATAGTTGCAGTTTTGACCCTTTCGGGCCAGATTTTTGCCCAGGACCCCCAAATACCTCCCCAGTCAAATCCTGCGGGTACCTCCATTCCTGAAAGTCAGTTGCCCGATCTTCAGAATCGTATTCAGCAGCTCCGCAATGCGGGTGTCCCTGACTCTGAAATTCTCAAACGACTTCAGTCTCAACAGGGCGGAATTCCCGGTATCACTCAGCCGCTTTCTCCCGGCCAGGGATCAACAGGCTTGCCTGCTCAGCCAACTATCGATCCGCAAAATGTCCAGTTGGAAGGCACACAGGATGTACTGGATGAAGAAAATGCTGATTTTGACGATAAACCGGAAGAAATTACCCCGGTATTTATTCCGCCAGGGGCCCCCAGCAATATCTTTGGCCACCAGATGTTTCAGGATACTACCCAAAACTTCATCAAATCACCGGCACCTTCTCCTTCCGAAGACTATATCGTAGGGGCTGGCGATAAATTTACCATTACAATATGGGGCTGTTCCGAACTGTCTGAAAGTCTGACCATAGCCGCCGATGGCGCGGTTTATCGTACGTATATTGGCAAACTCTACCTCGCGGGCCTTACTTATAAAAAGGCTGTTTCGATTCTGGAAGAGCGGTATAAAAGTATCGTTTCCTCCTGCTCAAAAATTGAGGTTTTTATGGGACGCAGTCAGCGAACCATCAGCGTAAATATTGTAGGGGAAGTGTATCGTCCGGGAGCCTACCAGATCAATGCGGCTATCCCGGCGTTTAATGCTTTGTTTGAGGCCGGCGGCGTTACCAATATCGGCTCTGTACGTAATATTCTTATCAAAAGAAACGGACGTACAATACAGGTGCTCGATATTTATGATTATCTGGTTAATGGTGAGGATAAACCCATTTACCTTCAGGACAATGACTTTATCTATGTTCCGGTTCAGGAAAAAGTAGTTACTGTTGAGGGCGCTGTCCGCCGGGCCATGGATTTTGAACTGAAAGAAGGTGAAAATCTCAAAGATTTGATCCGGTTTACAGGAGGACTCAACTATGACGCACTTCGCAGCGATGCTCAGATCGCCCGGCTCGAAAATAGCAGAGAGGTGCTTATCAATTTTCATATTGATTCTATTCTTACCAGCCCTAACAAAGATTTCAGAATCCTCGGAGGAGACAAGTTGATTATTCGTACCCTCAATAAAGGCGCCTTTAATATTGTGCAGGTTTTTGGCAACCTCGAATATCCCGGGACTTATCAGTTACTGCCCGGCGAAAGGGTTTCTGATCTCCTCCGACGTGCCGGCGGGCTGGGCATGGATGCCTATCTTGACCGTGCATATATTATCCGGATTGTTCCGACCTCCGATGAAGTCCTTTACATACCTGTCAATCTCAATGGTATTTTTGACGGAGCCAGCCCCGAAAATAATATCGAGTTGCAATATTTTGATGCACTGATGGTCTTTTCCAAATCAGAATTTCGCGACCAGCGGTATATACAGGTAACTGGTCAGGTGCGAAAACCCGGCACTTTTCAGACACATCCTACCATGACACTCAAAGATTTGCTTTTCCTCACCGGGGGCTTAAAGGAGAATGCAGATTTCAATAACGTAGAATTATTGCTGGTTACCAAAGCCGATGATGTATCTGAAACCAACCTTATTCCCGAAGGCGGAGATGCCGGGGCTGAAGTGGTTGAAACATCCGTTGCAGATGAGACGCCCGGCCCCGAAGATCAGATCATCAGACGTATCGCCATCGATAAAAACTGGCAGCAGGATCCTGCTATTGATACCCTGCTCGTTCATGGGTACAATATGCTTCGTATCTACTCAGTGTTTGATTTTATTCACTATAAGTTTATAGATATTGAAGGTGCGGTAAAAAATCCCGGTCGTTTCCAGATATCTCAGGGCATGACGGTAAAAGACCTGCTATATTTGGCCGGCGGACTAACGCAGGATGCAGATGTAAATGAAGTGGAGTTATACCTCGACATTGATCCGGAAGAAATGGGGCTATACGGAACCGGAACAAATAAGCGGGAGATAAGACGAATTCGTATTGATAAAAACTGGCAGCAGGGAAGTATTGTTGACAGCATCCAGGTTGCCGGTTACAAGAAAATGGTCATCCGCTCCGAAAGAGACTTTCTCAGTGAGGGTTTTGTAGAGGTAAAAGGTCTGGTAAACAAGCCCGGGCGGTATGAAGTTCGCCCCAATATGTCACTGCTGGATCTGATCTATATGGCCGAAGGTGTGAAGATGGAGGCTGATTTTGAAAATATCGAACTCTCCCGGATCATAGAGACGGTGGATGAAACCGGTGAAATAATCCCTGTACCCTGGTTGTTGAAAAAGGTTTCTATTCAACAAAACTGGCAGGAAGATTCGCTGCTGGACCAGATCAAGGTCAACTCCTTTGATCAGGTATTTGTCAGGAAAAACCCTTATTTTGAGCTTCAGGAAAGCGTTTTCATTACTGGCGAAGTGATTAATGAAGGTGAATATCTCAAGGCGCAGAAAGACGAACCACTGAGCTCGCTGGTAGGCAGAGCCGGAGGTATTACTGCCCTGGCTGATCTCAAAGGATCTTATCTAAACCGGGAAAGAATCGGGAAAGTGGCTCTGCGACTCGAAAAAGCGTTGCGCCACCCTGGATCAAAATACGATATTCACCTGCTGGAAGGAGATACACTGGTGATTCCTCCAAGACTCGATATCGTGCGTATTTCGGGGAATGTACTCAAGCCCGGCACTACGGTTCTCTTTGAACCCGGTAAGAAGAAACTGAAGTACTACGTAAATCTCGCTGGCGGGTATGACCGCAGAACCCAGCGAAGGATGACGACCGTCTCTTATGTAGATGGCCGGGTAAAACGAACCAAACGGATACTTTGGGTTAAAGATTATCCGAAAATCGATCAGGGATCAGTGATTGAGGTTGCCGTAAGGCCGGAAAGAGAGAAAAAACCTTTTCGCCCCTGGGAAAAGATTCCTATTTCAGAAATCATTTCCACTACTACATCTTTGCTGACGTTTATCCTTTTGATCGATACGATCCGAAATCGCTAG
- a CDS encoding GH3 auxin-responsive promoter family protein, with amino-acid sequence MLLLVHKIAHWILRRRIEYIENFVLNPAETQHRVFRHLLEKGRDTVFGNTYGFPHIQSLEDFRKEVPISTYEQLFPYIDRAFKGESNILWPGKVHWFSKSSGTTNDKSKFIPLTQESLDDCHYRLGQDMLAIYLNNKPESKLFTGKSLSIGGSLSENPNNRSIHFGDVSAVLTENLPRFYELVRTPGKNIALMSSWEEKVVAMAREVMHEDVTSLVGVPTWTQVLIYKIFELLEMKDHNLLEVWPNLELFLHGGVSFDPYREHFKTLIPSDQMTYMDCYNASEGFFALQDDSSRHDLLLMLDYGIFFEFIPVEHLDEDHPKTYTIEEVETNRNYAMVITTNGGLWRYMIGDTVMFTSLYPFRIKITGRTKHFINAFGEELMVDNAEKAISEACLVTGARVENYTAAPIFFDGGSRGGHEWLIEFEKTPEDIGRFGEVLDEMLKTVNSDYEAKRKGNLALGPPVIHALPSGSFIRWMKKRGKLGGQHKVPRLANNRDYLEDILKMVAVGS; translated from the coding sequence ATGTTGTTACTGGTTCATAAAATCGCCCACTGGATTCTCCGACGAAGGATTGAGTATATCGAGAATTTTGTGCTGAATCCCGCAGAAACTCAACATCGGGTTTTCCGGCATCTGCTGGAAAAAGGCAGAGATACCGTGTTTGGGAATACCTATGGATTTCCCCACATTCAATCACTGGAAGACTTCCGGAAAGAAGTTCCGATCAGTACATACGAACAACTGTTTCCCTATATAGACCGGGCATTTAAGGGTGAATCTAATATCCTTTGGCCGGGCAAAGTCCACTGGTTTTCCAAATCTTCGGGCACAACCAACGATAAAAGCAAGTTTATCCCTCTTACTCAGGAGTCTCTGGATGATTGCCATTATCGCCTCGGGCAGGATATGCTCGCAATTTACCTCAACAATAAGCCCGAAAGTAAGCTGTTTACCGGAAAATCGCTCTCCATTGGTGGCAGCCTTTCTGAAAACCCCAACAACCGGTCTATCCACTTTGGCGATGTGAGCGCCGTTCTTACCGAAAATCTCCCTCGGTTTTATGAACTGGTGCGCACGCCGGGAAAAAATATTGCCCTTATGAGCAGTTGGGAGGAGAAAGTTGTCGCCATGGCCCGCGAGGTAATGCATGAAGATGTAACCAGTCTCGTCGGTGTTCCCACCTGGACGCAGGTGCTGATTTATAAGATCTTTGAACTCCTCGAAATGAAGGACCACAACCTGCTGGAAGTATGGCCCAATCTGGAATTATTTCTCCATGGCGGAGTGAGTTTTGATCCGTACCGGGAACATTTCAAGACCCTGATTCCCTCAGATCAGATGACCTATATGGATTGTTATAATGCCTCAGAGGGATTTTTTGCGTTACAGGATGATTCTTCCCGCCATGATCTGTTGTTGATGTTAGATTATGGGATATTCTTCGAATTTATCCCTGTTGAACATCTGGATGAGGATCATCCAAAGACATATACTATCGAAGAAGTAGAAACCAATCGCAACTATGCGATGGTGATCACCACAAACGGCGGTCTGTGGCGTTACATGATCGGTGATACGGTCATGTTTACTTCTCTTTATCCTTTCAGAATAAAAATTACCGGGAGAACCAAACATTTTATCAATGCTTTTGGGGAGGAGCTGATGGTAGATAACGCTGAAAAAGCTATCAGTGAGGCTTGTTTGGTTACCGGTGCCCGGGTGGAAAATTATACGGCTGCGCCCATATTTTTTGATGGTGGCAGCAGGGGGGGGCACGAATGGCTGATTGAGTTTGAAAAAACCCCCGAAGATATCGGCAGATTTGGCGAGGTACTCGATGAAATGCTCAAAACGGTCAACTCCGACTATGAAGCTAAACGCAAGGGAAATCTGGCGTTGGGGCCTCCGGTGATTCATGCACTTCCCTCAGGCTCTTTTATCCGGTGGATGAAAAAAAGAGGGAAACTCGGCGGACAGCACAAAGTGCCCCGCCTGGCCAACAACCGCGATTATCTGGAAGATATTTTGAAAATGGTTGCCGTCGGCAGTTGA
- the mce gene encoding methylmalonyl-CoA epimerase, with protein sequence MKMKIEHIGIAVQSLDTAEKLYTILLNTPPYKREAVESESVITSFFQAGDTKIELLEATDETSAIARHIARRGEGMHHIAIEVADIHKEMARLRAEGVRLLNEFPKKGADNKLICFLHPKDCGGVLVEICQEIRE encoded by the coding sequence TTGAAAATGAAAATTGAACATATTGGGATCGCCGTACAGTCGTTGGATACCGCAGAAAAGTTGTACACCATTCTGCTAAATACTCCTCCTTACAAAAGAGAAGCCGTAGAAAGCGAATCTGTGATCACCAGCTTTTTTCAGGCTGGAGATACCAAAATCGAACTGCTGGAAGCTACAGATGAAACCTCCGCGATAGCCCGCCACATAGCGCGCAGGGGCGAAGGAATGCACCATATCGCGATTGAAGTAGCAGATATCCACAAAGAAATGGCCCGATTGCGTGCAGAAGGCGTGCGGTTACTCAACGAATTCCCCAAAAAGGGGGCAGACAATAAGCTGATCTGTTTTCTCCATCCCAAAGATTGTGGAGGGGTATTAGTGGAAATTTGTCAGGAAATTCGCGAATAA